A region of Sulfuricella denitrificans skB26 DNA encodes the following proteins:
- a CDS encoding aminoglycoside phosphotransferase family protein, with protein sequence MDRLELLENWLKPQFPGASYTLAPASADASFRRYFRVSLPDCSLIVMDAPPEFEDCRPFIHVAELLRDAGVRVPHILAQDLQQGFLLLTDLGSTTYLDALNQAEAAADTLYAAAAGALINIQLASRPAVLPDYNEALLLREMRLFPDWYVSKHLQIELTHAQAETLGGALTQILQNNLSQPKVFVHRDYHSRNLMVDGDEPGILDFQDAVYGPITYDLVSLFKDAYVHWEEERVLDWTIRYWEKAKKAGLPVSRDFAEFYRDFEWMGVQRHIKVLGIFARLCHRDGKENYLKDMPLVMAYLRKVCERYRELGPLLKLLDELEEKKKVLSPELKVLSPANRCATFFSQDSALRTQDSQ encoded by the coding sequence ATGGACCGTCTTGAATTACTTGAAAACTGGCTGAAGCCACAATTTCCTGGCGCATCTTATACGCTAGCCCCAGCGTCGGCCGATGCCAGTTTCCGTCGTTACTTTCGGGTGAGCCTGCCGGATTGCTCGCTGATCGTGATGGATGCACCACCGGAATTCGAGGATTGTCGGCCGTTCATTCATGTGGCGGAACTGTTGCGGGATGCGGGCGTCCGCGTGCCGCACATTCTGGCGCAGGATTTGCAGCAGGGCTTTTTGTTGCTGACCGACCTGGGCAGTACGACTTATCTGGATGCGCTGAATCAGGCCGAGGCGGCAGCGGATACATTATATGCTGCTGCTGCCGGAGCGCTGATCAATATTCAGCTGGCCAGTCGTCCGGCTGTGCTGCCGGATTACAATGAAGCATTGTTGCTGCGCGAAATGCGGTTGTTCCCGGATTGGTACGTGAGCAAGCACTTGCAGATTGAATTGACTCATGCCCAGGCGGAAACGCTGGGTGGGGCTTTGACCCAGATCCTTCAGAATAACCTGTCTCAGCCCAAGGTCTTCGTGCACCGTGACTACCATTCCCGCAATCTGATGGTAGACGGCGACGAGCCGGGCATTCTGGATTTTCAGGATGCGGTATACGGGCCGATTACTTACGACCTGGTTTCCCTGTTCAAGGATGCCTATGTCCACTGGGAGGAGGAGCGGGTGCTGGACTGGACGATACGCTATTGGGAAAAGGCGAAGAAAGCGGGGCTGCCGGTGTCGCGCGACTTTGCCGAGTTTTACCGCGATTTTGAATGGATGGGCGTGCAGCGCCATATCAAAGTGCTAGGCATCTTCGCCCGGCTTTGCCATCGCGATGGCAAGGAGAATTACCTGAAAGACATGCCGTTGGTGATGGCTTACTTGCGCAAGGTGTGCGAGCGCTACCGCGAGTTGGGCCCGCTGCTGAAGCTGCTGGACGAGCTGGAAGAAAAAAAGAAAGTCCTGAGTCCTGAGTTAAAAGTTCTGAGTCCGGCGAATCGTTGCGCGACGTTTTTTTCTCAGGACTCCGCACTCAGGACTCAGGACTCGCAATGA
- the lptD gene encoding LPS-assembly protein LptD, protein MKKPFREQPLPRMAGLFHGFRPTPLAFALFWLFPAASQAALGLPSLQIDPVLLQPAPKAIPAPKRGPVTAQPATVPEAARPVPPAAETLAAPITTPTQTKRVSREDGGTTQATPKPVAIPAESEVAAAPATPAQVTEDIPLSLKPSRSLTLNPPSGTSSTPVFIGGMRIQGHHDIETEVIGEAELRQWGQVISADLLRYNKPEDEVFAQGNVRIEQKGDITEGPELKLKLASKEGYLKQPAFQLTEQKPAGRGDASILLFEGENQYRMEDARYTTCQAGSDDWYLHASDLEINRTTQVGTASHAYIDFMSVPILYTPWMNFSLNSERKSGLLSPSYGSTVNSGAEFSLPYYWNIAPNRDATITPRFMTKRGMQLKSELRYLDPKYAGTANLEILPNDQLANQDRSFLSLKHNHNLGNGWTGMLNLERASDDNYFRDLSTNIGVTSQINLLRDGMLSNVGAYGNMNWNFSARSQSFQTLQDPLAPIVTPYRRTQVLLNGTRVAQWSGNNLGPGAILALNSELVNFSHPTLLGARRFSLYPSVSLPLTPLYGYITPKIGLHSTSYSFDNSITTQPDINRTLPIFSVDSGLYFERDINLFGSDYQQTLEPRLYYVRAPYRDQSQIPVFDSGDIGFGIPQIFSENRFAGVDRISDANQVTLGVTSRFFEETGIERLRGTLAQRYYLSLPQVTLPGGIPPARKYSDLLASVGGRITNALTLDSLWQYDPELKQTGNFSLTGRYLPAPGKILNVSYRYTPATLIAPIGIKQIDTSAQWPLTGRWSGLARWNHSILDSKNLETLAGLEYNAGCWAFRAVVHSFTTTTSQRSDSIFFQLELNGIGSIGSNPLDVLKRNIYGYTQTTQISNENNITESR, encoded by the coding sequence ATGAAAAAACCTTTCCGCGAACAGCCACTACCGCGTATGGCCGGATTATTCCATGGCTTCCGCCCTACACCGCTGGCATTCGCCCTGTTCTGGCTGTTCCCTGCCGCATCGCAGGCCGCATTGGGCCTGCCATCACTCCAGATTGACCCCGTTCTGCTGCAGCCCGCTCCCAAGGCAATACCGGCACCAAAACGTGGCCCCGTTACCGCACAGCCCGCCACCGTTCCCGAGGCAGCAAGACCCGTGCCCCCTGCTGCTGAAACTCTGGCAGCCCCCATAACGACACCAACCCAAACAAAGCGGGTCAGCCGGGAAGATGGGGGTACAACCCAAGCCACCCCGAAACCTGTTGCCATACCGGCCGAATCTGAAGTGGCTGCAGCACCGGCAACACCTGCCCAGGTAACGGAAGATATCCCGCTATCGCTCAAGCCAAGCCGGAGCCTGACATTGAATCCACCGTCAGGCACGTCTTCCACGCCGGTTTTCATCGGCGGAATGCGCATCCAGGGCCATCATGACATCGAGACAGAAGTCATCGGCGAAGCGGAGTTGCGCCAATGGGGCCAAGTCATCAGCGCCGATCTGCTGCGCTACAACAAACCCGAAGACGAAGTTTTCGCCCAGGGTAATGTACGCATCGAACAGAAGGGCGACATCACCGAAGGACCCGAACTTAAACTCAAACTGGCAAGCAAGGAAGGTTACCTGAAGCAGCCGGCATTCCAACTGACCGAGCAAAAGCCGGCGGGGCGCGGCGACGCGAGCATACTGTTGTTCGAGGGAGAAAACCAATACCGGATGGAGGATGCGCGTTACACGACCTGCCAGGCCGGTTCTGATGACTGGTACCTCCACGCCAGCGACCTCGAGATTAACCGCACTACTCAGGTAGGAACGGCAAGCCACGCTTACATCGACTTCATGAGCGTGCCTATTCTCTACACGCCATGGATGAATTTCTCACTCAACAGCGAGCGAAAATCCGGCTTGCTCAGCCCTAGCTATGGCAGCACCGTCAATAGTGGCGCGGAGTTTTCCCTGCCCTATTACTGGAATATCGCACCTAACCGTGACGCCACCATCACGCCCCGATTCATGACCAAACGCGGCATGCAACTGAAGAGCGAACTGCGCTACCTGGATCCAAAATACGCCGGGACTGCAAACCTGGAAATCCTGCCCAACGATCAACTGGCCAACCAGGATCGCAGCTTCCTGTCTCTGAAGCATAATCACAATCTGGGCAACGGCTGGACGGGGATGCTGAACCTGGAGAGAGCCTCCGACGACAATTATTTCAGGGATCTGAGCACCAACATCGGCGTCACCTCGCAAATCAACTTGCTGCGTGACGGCATGCTTTCCAATGTGGGCGCCTATGGAAACATGAACTGGAATTTCTCGGCGCGCTCGCAGAGCTTCCAGACCCTGCAGGATCCGTTAGCGCCGATCGTCACCCCTTACCGCCGCACCCAGGTGCTGTTGAACGGAACCCGAGTAGCCCAATGGAGCGGAAACAACCTGGGTCCGGGAGCAATCCTGGCGCTCAACAGCGAGTTGGTCAATTTCTCTCACCCCACCCTGCTTGGCGCCAGGCGATTCAGCCTGTACCCCAGTGTCAGCCTGCCGCTGACCCCGCTGTACGGCTATATCACCCCGAAGATCGGTTTGCACAGCACCAGCTACAGCTTCGACAACAGCATCACTACACAGCCCGACATTAACCGTACTCTGCCAATTTTCAGTGTCGACAGCGGCCTGTATTTCGAGCGCGATATCAACCTGTTCGGCTCGGATTACCAGCAGACGCTGGAGCCCCGACTGTATTATGTTCGCGCTCCTTACCGCGACCAGAGCCAGATTCCGGTATTCGATTCAGGTGACATCGGATTCGGCATTCCCCAGATATTCTCGGAAAACCGCTTCGCCGGGGTCGACCGGATCAGCGATGCCAACCAGGTCACGCTGGGCGTCACCTCGCGCTTCTTCGAGGAAACCGGCATCGAGCGCCTGCGCGGCACACTCGCTCAACGCTACTACCTGAGCCTGCCCCAAGTCACGTTACCCGGGGGAATCCCTCCCGCCAGAAAGTATTCCGATCTGCTAGCCTCCGTTGGCGGCCGGATCACGAATGCACTGACTCTAGACAGCTTATGGCAGTACGACCCCGAGTTGAAACAAACCGGCAACTTTTCGCTCACCGGCCGCTATCTGCCCGCACCGGGCAAGATCCTCAATGTCAGTTACCGCTATACTCCGGCCACCCTCATCGCCCCGATAGGCATCAAGCAGATCGACACCTCCGCGCAGTGGCCTCTGACCGGACGCTGGAGTGGGTTGGCCCGATGGAACCATTCAATACTGGATAGCAAGAATCTGGAAACCCTGGCCGGTCTCGAATACAATGCAGGTTGCTGGGCGTTCCGGGCGGTCGTGCACAGCTTCACCACCACTACTTCGCAACGCAGCGACTCCATCTTCTTCCAGCTGGAGCTAAACGGAATCGGCTCTATTGGCTCGAATCCTTTAGATGTGCTCAAACGCAATATTTATGGCTATACCCAAACCACCCAAATCTCCAATGAAAACAACATCACCGAATCCCGTTAA
- a CDS encoding peptidylprolyl isomerase — protein sequence MKTTSPNPVNHLLAILLVFFLATAHAAGNDPARPSTPVQLVGRIVAVVNNEVITQFELEDRMRTVTQQLKKRGTPLPPQEVLEKQMLERIITDRVQLQFAKETGIRVDDLQLDKTLQRIAQENNMTVEAFRGALEKDGVSFAKFREEIRDEIILGRLREREVENRITVSDGEVENFLSTHAAQSGGEEEFNLAHILVRVPEQASPEQIQGKRAHAEKALAELKTMDFAQVAASYSDAPDALQGGVLGWRAASRLPALFLETVNGLKPGETSAVLRSPNGFHILKLLDTRNKGGALIIQKTHARHILIKTSEITSETDAKNRMIQLKERIDNGADFAELARLHSEDGSASKGGDLGWLSPGETVPEFERAMDGLKPGETSAPVKSPFGWHLIQVLERRSEDVSKERQTLMARQEIRARKADEAYENWLRQLRDQAFVEYRLEDK from the coding sequence ATGAAAACAACATCACCGAATCCCGTTAACCATCTCCTGGCAATCCTGCTCGTTTTTTTCCTGGCTACGGCTCACGCCGCCGGGAACGACCCTGCGCGACCCTCGACCCCAGTTCAGCTGGTCGGACGCATCGTCGCCGTGGTCAACAATGAAGTCATCACCCAGTTCGAGCTCGAGGACCGGATGCGGACCGTCACTCAACAGCTGAAAAAGCGGGGCACGCCTCTGCCGCCGCAGGAAGTGCTGGAAAAACAGATGCTGGAACGCATCATCACCGACCGGGTGCAATTGCAATTCGCCAAGGAAACCGGCATACGTGTCGACGATCTTCAACTCGACAAAACGCTGCAGCGCATTGCCCAGGAAAACAACATGACCGTGGAAGCCTTCCGTGGTGCCCTGGAGAAGGACGGCGTCAGCTTCGCCAAATTTCGCGAGGAAATCCGAGACGAAATCATTCTCGGTCGCCTGCGCGAACGCGAAGTGGAAAACCGCATCACCGTCAGCGACGGTGAAGTTGAGAATTTCCTCAGCACCCACGCAGCTCAGAGCGGCGGGGAAGAGGAGTTCAATCTGGCGCACATTCTGGTCCGCGTACCGGAACAAGCCAGCCCGGAACAGATTCAGGGCAAACGCGCACATGCCGAGAAGGCATTGGCAGAGCTGAAAACCATGGACTTTGCCCAAGTGGCGGCAAGCTATTCGGATGCACCTGACGCCCTGCAGGGTGGCGTACTTGGCTGGAGAGCCGCCAGCCGCCTGCCAGCCCTGTTCCTGGAAACAGTCAATGGCCTGAAACCGGGGGAAACCAGCGCCGTGCTGCGCAGCCCGAACGGATTTCACATTCTCAAACTGCTCGACACGCGCAACAAGGGGGGAGCACTGATCATACAAAAAACCCATGCGCGCCACATTTTGATCAAGACCAGCGAAATCACCTCGGAAACCGACGCCAAGAACCGCATGATCCAGCTCAAGGAGCGCATTGACAACGGCGCCGACTTTGCCGAACTGGCGCGCCTCCACTCCGAGGATGGCTCCGCCTCGAAAGGCGGCGACCTCGGCTGGCTTTCTCCTGGCGAAACTGTACCCGAATTCGAACGTGCTATGGATGGCCTCAAACCGGGGGAAACCAGCGCACCGGTCAAATCGCCTTTCGGCTGGCACCTGATCCAGGTGCTGGAGCGCCGTTCAGAAGATGTCAGCAAAGAACGGCAGACCCTCATGGCGCGCCAGGAAATCCGTGCCCGCAAGGCCGACGAAGCCTACGAAAACTGGCTGCGTCAGCTGCGCGACCAGGCTTTCGTCGAATACCGGCTGGAAGACAAATGA
- the pdxA gene encoding 4-hydroxythreonine-4-phosphate dehydrogenase PdxA — translation MTLSTQDSALRTPIIALTAGEPAGIGPDLCVLLAQQKPAGSRIVAIANRSLLAERAAQLGLPLELVDFSPAAAAPDRAGVLEVLHRDLSEPALAGKLNPANSRYVLDTLTAAAQGCLDGTFDAMVTAPVHKGIINDAGIPFTGHTEFLAELTGTAQVVMMLVGGGLRVALATTHLPLKEVSAAITRQSLEQVIRILHRDLRSRFALANPRILVAGLNPHAGESGHMGREEIDVIAPVLETLRAEGMDLAGPLPADTLFTRYQLQGSDCQLAMYHDQGLPVLKFASFGGGVNVTLGMPIIRTSVDHGTALTLAGTGKIESGSLTAAIQLALEMARNQKADRP, via the coding sequence ATGACACTCAGCACTCAGGACTCAGCACTCAGGACTCCCATCATCGCCCTGACTGCAGGCGAGCCGGCGGGCATCGGCCCGGATTTGTGCGTGTTGTTGGCACAGCAGAAACCAGCCGGGTCACGCATCGTCGCCATCGCCAACCGCAGTCTGCTTGCCGAGCGCGCCGCACAGTTGGGACTGCCGCTCGAACTGGTGGATTTTTCTCCTGCCGCTGCCGCCCCTGACAGGGCTGGGGTGCTGGAAGTACTGCACCGCGACCTGTCTGAACCCGCCCTCGCCGGCAAGCTGAATCCGGCCAACAGTCGCTATGTGCTCGACACCTTAACCGCGGCGGCGCAAGGTTGCCTGGACGGAACCTTCGACGCCATGGTCACTGCCCCGGTGCACAAGGGTATCATCAACGATGCCGGCATCCCTTTCACTGGACATACCGAATTTTTGGCCGAGCTGACTGGCACCGCGCAAGTCGTGATGATGCTGGTCGGCGGTGGTTTGCGTGTGGCGCTGGCCACCACCCACCTGCCACTCAAGGAGGTTTCCGCCGCCATCACCCGGCAAAGCCTGGAACAAGTCATCCGCATCCTGCACCGCGACCTGAGGTCGCGCTTTGCGCTAGCAAACCCGCGCATCCTGGTCGCAGGGCTCAACCCCCACGCCGGCGAATCCGGCCACATGGGGCGCGAGGAAATCGACGTCATCGCTCCGGTATTGGAAACGCTGCGCGCAGAGGGCATGGACCTCGCCGGGCCGCTACCCGCCGACACCCTGTTCACCCGCTATCAACTGCAAGGCTCCGACTGCCAACTCGCCATGTACCACGACCAGGGGCTGCCGGTGCTGAAATTCGCCAGCTTCGGCGGCGGCGTCAACGTCACTCTGGGCATGCCTATCATCCGCACCTCGGTAGACCACGGCACCGCGCTAACGCTCGCCGGCACCGGGAAGATCGAGAGTGGCAGCCTCACGGCAGCGATTCAACTGGCGCTGGAAATGGCACGAAATCAGAAAGCAGACAGACCATGA
- the rsmA gene encoding 16S rRNA (adenine(1518)-N(6)/adenine(1519)-N(6))-dimethyltransferase RsmA: MSGHTPRKRFGQNFLTDQGVIQAIVSTIHPQPDDVMVEIGPGLGALTDPLLKTLPRLHVVEIDRDIIARLQNNYPASKLTIHAGDALKFDFSALGERIRVVGNLPYNISTPLLFHLSDYVGNIIDMHFMLQKEVVERMVAEPSTSEFGRLSVMLQYRYAMELMFIVPPDAFQPAPKVESAIVRMIPHAVLPHPAKDEALFAAIVTAAFGQRRKVLRNTLKAYLDSAGFEALGIDPGLRAENLGVAEFVKIANYCKK; encoded by the coding sequence ATGAGCGGCCACACCCCACGCAAACGCTTCGGCCAGAATTTCCTCACCGATCAGGGTGTCATTCAGGCCATCGTCAGCACCATCCATCCTCAGCCCGACGACGTCATGGTCGAAATCGGACCCGGCCTGGGCGCACTCACCGACCCGCTGCTGAAGACCCTGCCCCGCCTCCACGTGGTGGAAATCGACCGCGACATCATCGCCCGGCTGCAGAATAACTATCCGGCGTCAAAGCTGACGATCCATGCCGGCGACGCGCTGAAATTCGATTTTTCCGCTCTGGGCGAGCGCATTCGCGTAGTCGGCAACCTGCCCTACAACATCTCCACTCCGCTCCTGTTCCACCTCAGCGACTACGTCGGCAACATCATCGACATGCACTTCATGTTGCAGAAAGAAGTGGTGGAACGCATGGTGGCCGAACCCTCCACATCAGAATTCGGCAGGCTGTCGGTGATGCTGCAATACCGCTACGCCATGGAATTGATGTTCATCGTACCGCCGGATGCTTTCCAGCCTGCTCCCAAGGTTGAATCCGCCATCGTGCGCATGATTCCCCATGCGGTTCTGCCGCATCCAGCAAAAGATGAAGCCCTGTTCGCAGCCATCGTCACCGCCGCCTTCGGGCAGCGCCGCAAGGTCTTGCGCAATACGCTGAAAGCCTACCTGGATAGCGCAGGATTTGAGGCTCTGGGTATCGACCCAGGCTTGAGAGCGGAGAATCTGGGTGTGGCGGAATTTGTAAAGATTGCCAATTACTGCAAGAAGTAG
- the gloA gene encoding lactoylglutathione lyase yields MRILHTMIRVGDMDKSIAFYTDVLGMKLLRRKEYPEGKYTLAFVGYGEESEGAVIELTYNWGVTSYELGTGYGHIAIQVSDIRKACEDVAAKGGKVTYGPALHGGATWIAFVEDPDGYKIEFIER; encoded by the coding sequence ATGAGAATTCTGCACACCATGATCCGCGTCGGCGATATGGACAAGTCCATCGCTTTCTACACCGATGTGCTGGGTATGAAGCTGTTGCGGCGCAAGGAATATCCGGAAGGGAAATACACCCTGGCCTTTGTCGGCTACGGCGAGGAATCCGAGGGCGCGGTAATCGAGCTCACCTATAACTGGGGAGTGACCAGCTACGAGCTGGGGACGGGCTACGGTCACATCGCCATCCAGGTGAGCGACATCCGCAAGGCCTGCGAGGATGTCGCGGCCAAGGGCGGCAAGGTGACGTACGGTCCGGCGTTGCATGGGGGAGCGACGTGGATTGCGTTTGTCGAAGACCCGGATGGGTACAAGATTGAGTTTATCGAGCGCTAG